Below is a window of uncultured Cohaesibacter sp. DNA.
TGAATGTCACTGGCTCGGGTTCCGTCTCTGTGGCCAAGCTGAAGAATGCCCATGAAAGCTGGTTCCCGGCCTATATGACCCGATAGGGCCGGATAGAGCCAGAGAAGCCTGCCAATATCCGGCACTGGTCAAGTGCGCAAAGATTAGACTGGTGATTGTCCGATTTTTCAACTTGACCAGACCCCGTCTGACGGAGGACGCTGATCACAGGATCATCCCGCACAAAATTGAAGCGGGATGAACCAAAGAATTGCCCGAAGCAGAAATACCAACAATTGCGTATTTCTTTCTTCTCTGACAATATGCCCTCGAGGAGACCAGCATGCCAATGGAAGCGAGCGAAATCGAAACCCTGATCAGAAAGTCACTGCCCGATGCCAAGGTTGTCATTCGCGACCTAGCTGGAGATGGCGATCATTTCGCCGCTGAAGTCGTTTCAGAAAGCTTCAGGGGAAAATCGCGCGTGCAGCAGCATCAGCTGGTTTATGAAGCTTTGAAAGGCAATATGGGCGGCGAACTGCATGCACTCGCATTGCAGACCTCCGTGCCTGACTGAACAGGCCCCATTCCCCATCTGGCCCCTCCACGCAATGATATTGTCATTCTGTGACAAAGCTTGCGTAAACAGCAAAGTTTGAAGGACGGACATATGAGCGAAATTCAGGATTGGATCGACAACGAAGTCAAATCCAACGAAATCGTGCTCTTCATGAAAGGCACGCCAACTTTTCCGCAATGCGGCTTTTCAGGTCAGGTGGTCCAGATTCTGGACTATCTCGATGCTCCCTACAAGGGCATCAATGTGCTTGAAAATGATGATCTGCGTCAGGGCATCAAGGATTATTCCAACTGGCCAACCATTCCCCAGCTCTATGTAAAAGGCGAATTTGTTGGCGGCTGTGACATTGTCCGCGAAATGTTCCAGAGTCAGGAACTGCAGGAACTGCTCGGCAAGAAGACAACAGCTTGATTTTGTTGTGAAAAGACAAAATATTCATATATTCACAAATATATGAATCAAAAGAATCGTTTGGCTGGAAGTCTTAAGAAAATGATTCAAGAAAACCCGGATCCTGGCATCCGGGTTTTCTATTTCAATATTTTCGAATGGAAAGAATCGCTTCAGGTCTTTTCTTGAGACACTGATTCAACAAGCCTCATTCCTCATGCTGGGCGAGGAAATTCTGCGAAAGCGCCGAGACCGCCGCGCAGCCTCCCGCCCCGTCGCTATCGTCCCCTGCCCTGTCATCCTCAAGCGACAGCCCCTGAAAATCAAACAGCTTGGTGTCGAGCATATGGGATGGCCGGATGTTGGACAGCGCCCTGAACATCACCTGCGTGCGCCCCTTATGCTGCGCTTCAAAGCCCTGCAACATGGCCTTGACTTCCTGTCGCTGCAAACCATCCTGCGAGCCACACAAATCGCACGGAATGATCGGGAACTGCATCAGTTCGGCAAATTTGGCCAAATCCTTTTCCTCGCAATAGGCCAACGGGCGAAACAGCATCAGATCGCCCTCTTCATTCTTGAGCTTGGGTGGCATCGTCGCAAGGCGGCCGCCATGGAGCAGATTGAGGAAGAAGGTTTCCAGAATATCATCCCGGTGATGGCCAAGAATAACCGCGTCGCATCCATGTTCACGGGCGATGCGATAGAGGTTACCGCGCCTCAGGCGCGAGCAGAGCGAGCAATAGGTATTGCCTGCCGGGATCTTCTCCTTGACGATGGAATAGGTATCCTGCCGCTCGATATGATGAGGAATATCATGCTGCTCAAAGAAGCGGGGCAACACATCGGATGGGAAACCCGGCTGGGCCTGATCGAGATTACAGGCCAACAGCTCCACATCCAAAAGCCCGCGCCATATAAGATCGAGCAGGATCGCCAGCAGCCCGTAGGAATCCTTGCCACCAGAAAGGCAGACGAGCCATTTCTGACCCTTTGTCTGCATATTATAGTCATCGATCGCAGCGCGCACATTGCGCAGCAGCCGCTTGCGCAACTTTTTGAAAGACACCGAGCTCGGCGCATCGCGGAACATGGGATGACAAAGATCATCCGCTTCCAACGCATTCGCAGCCTCTTCTGCCACAGGCATGGCAATATCACTCATCATGTCGTTCATTCTGTCTGTTCCCGATCATTCATGTGCCCTTGCCTTAGCAAAAGCACCGAGCAAGCTCAATGGCGCACTTGTCTTTCTTTTTAGTGCAACACTCATCCAAACGACAAAAGGCTGCCACATGGGACAGCCTTCTGCATAAATTCGTCGGCAAATTCCAGTTCCCTTAACGGGAATAGAATTCGACCACCAGATTTGGTTCCATGACCACAGGATAAGGCACGTCGGCCAGCTGCGGCAGGGCTTTGAAGGTGGCGGTCATTTTGTTGTGGTCAGCTTCGATGTAATCAGGAACATCGCGCTCTGCCAGCTGGGTAGCTTCCAGAACAACAGCGAGCTGCTTGGAACGATCACGAATTTCGATCACGTCGCCTGCTTTACAACGGTAGGACGGAATATTTACGCGCTGGCCGTTCACTTTCAGGTGACCATGGCTGACGAACTGGCGAGCAGCGAACACGGTAGGAACGAATTTTGCACGATAGATGATGGCGTCCAGACGGGACTCCAGCAGACCGATCAGATTTTCCGAGGTATCGCCTTTCAGACGGTTTGCTTCCTTGTAGATGCGCAGGAACTGCTTCTCGGAGATGTTGCCGTAATAGCCTTTCAGCTTCTGCTTGGCGCGCAGCTGCAGACCGAAGTCGGACAGCTTGCCCTTGCGGCGCTGACCGTGCTGGCCCGGGCCATATTCACGACGGTTGACCGGGGACTTCGGACGACCCCAGATATTTTCGCCGAGACGGCGGTCAATTTTATACTTCTGAGAATGGCGCTTAGTCATTCGCGTGTTTCCTTTTTCAAGTTCTCAAGAAAACGCGCCCCTCCTGGGATAGACGGCTAAAGCCGTATCCGACAGAAGATAAAGGATGCGCCCCTTTATCTTCACGGGTGCGTTAAAATCAAAGGGGCCAGTGGAGGCCCCGCAGAGATTGGATGGTGTTTAGAGCCTTTGTTCCGGCAAGTCAAACCGAATCCGCCGTTTCATGCAGAAAATCCGGCTTTCCCCTAAAGAATCCCGCCAGCACGTCCCTTTTTCTCAACAAGCGAGCGCCAGGCCCGCATCAGCCGCAACCCGTCCCCACCCGTTGCGGCAAAGCTGATGCGACCGCTTTCATCGGAAAAATCAGGCTGACCACCAGCGATGCAGTCCTGCCATTCCTGCTCTAGCAGATGCATGACCCGCCGCGCCACGGCGTGAGCCGGGTCAATCCAGAGCACAGGGCGTGGAGCCACAGCTTCGAGCACAGGCAGCAGCAGCGGATAATGTGTGCAGCCCAGAACGATCACGTCAACCGCATCCCCCTGCCCCTTGTCGAAAGCGCTCTCGATTTCGACCAGAACCGCCGCTTCATTCCGCTCGCCATCCAGCAAATAGCTCTCGGCCAATCGCGCCAGCCTGTTGCAGGCAATCAGATCAACCACGCAGCCAGACGCATAATCGCGAATGAGATCGCGTGTATAGGAGCGCCGTATTGTGCCCGGCGTTGCGATCACGGCGAAATGGCCCGTCCTTGTCGCGTGGGCAGCGGGCTTGATGGCCGG
It encodes the following:
- the grxD gene encoding Grx4 family monothiol glutaredoxin, with protein sequence MSEIQDWIDNEVKSNEIVLFMKGTPTFPQCGFSGQVVQILDYLDAPYKGINVLENDDLRQGIKDYSNWPTIPQLYVKGEFVGGCDIVREMFQSQELQELLGKKTTA
- the rpsD gene encoding 30S ribosomal protein S4, with translation MTKRHSQKYKIDRRLGENIWGRPKSPVNRREYGPGQHGQRRKGKLSDFGLQLRAKQKLKGYYGNISEKQFLRIYKEANRLKGDTSENLIGLLESRLDAIIYRAKFVPTVFAARQFVSHGHLKVNGQRVNIPSYRCKAGDVIEIRDRSKQLAVVLEATQLAERDVPDYIEADHNKMTATFKALPQLADVPYPVVMEPNLVVEFYSR
- the ttcA gene encoding tRNA 2-thiocytidine(32) synthetase TtcA; the encoded protein is MPVAEEAANALEADDLCHPMFRDAPSSVSFKKLRKRLLRNVRAAIDDYNMQTKGQKWLVCLSGGKDSYGLLAILLDLIWRGLLDVELLACNLDQAQPGFPSDVLPRFFEQHDIPHHIERQDTYSIVKEKIPAGNTYCSLCSRLRRGNLYRIAREHGCDAVILGHHRDDILETFFLNLLHGGRLATMPPKLKNEEGDLMLFRPLAYCEEKDLAKFAELMQFPIIPCDLCGSQDGLQRQEVKAMLQGFEAQHKGRTQVMFRALSNIRPSHMLDTKLFDFQGLSLEDDRAGDDSDGAGGCAAVSALSQNFLAQHEE
- the murI gene encoding glutamate racemase, encoding MVRQRDPNILVFDSGLGGLSVLSALTATLPFANYLFLADDARFPYGDLADDELIDGLISLIEKTCVDYAPDLLVVACNTASTVALTALRERFSFPIVGIVPAIKPAAHATRTGHFAVIATPGTIRRSYTRDLIRDYASGCVVDLIACNRLARLAESYLLDGERNEAAVLVEIESAFDKGQGDAVDVIVLGCTHYPLLLPVLEAVAPRPVLWIDPAHAVARRVMHLLEQEWQDCIAGGQPDFSDESGRISFAATGGDGLRLMRAWRSLVEKKGRAGGIL
- a CDS encoding BolA family transcriptional regulator, whose translation is MPMEASEIETLIRKSLPDAKVVIRDLAGDGDHFAAEVVSESFRGKSRVQQHQLVYEALKGNMGGELHALALQTSVPD